The Sinomicrobium kalidii region AACCCTGGGATATTTAGTGAAAGATTGAGTAAATGATGTTGGGATCTGGAGGGATTGTGGAAATTTATTGTCAATATTAAGAAAAATTTATTAAAACGTAGTGGTATTGTAAATCGGTTTCGTCACAATAACAAAGAAAATAAAATCAGAAGTAGATTTCCGGTAGAAAACAAAACACGTGCTATTAATTAAAAGAACACATATTTCGTAGAAATTACCAAACCTATTTAAATACTATGACCATAGACGTTTTAGAACTGTTAAAAAAGGACTGGATAAAAAAGGAAGCTTCTTATCCCAGGTTCTCCTATGAAGATATCATTAAAATAATCCGGAAGCGGCCGTCTTTCGATATACCAATGTAAAAAGGAATAAAGCCGACATCTTTCCACGGGCGTTGCTTTATTTCTTCGAATTCGATCTGATTAAAATAAAATTTAACTAACCAAACCAGAAGTTTATGAAAAACAAATGGACGAAGGAGGTACTCCTGTACGGGAGACAATTCTTAACAGTTATCATGAAAACGTTTATATTCTGTTACTGTGTAGTGGCATTCGGCCTGGGATCTTACCACGGATTTTCACAGGATGCCAGGATAAAGATCGATACGGATAAAACCATATCCGTAGAACAGATTTTCAACCTGATAGAAAATCAGACAGATTACAGGTTTATCTACCGGCACGATCTCGTTAGGAATGCACCCCCGGTCAGGATCAGCAAGGGCGTGATCAGGGCAAGCGATTTACTTCATATGGGGTTGGAGCCCATAAATTATTCTTACGATTTTTTTAATAACACCATCATTGTAAAGCGGAAAGAAAGCATTTCCGGAACTCGTGTGGTACCCCAGAGCATTCAGGTTGAGGGGGTGGTTACCGGTAAAGACGGGGAACCGATCGGGGGAGTTACGGTATATGTCAGTAACGTCGAACCCAGCGGGCAACGTTCTGCCCCTTCCGACTTTATAATAAGAGGAACGACAACGGACTTTGACGGTCATTTTTCATTAGCCGCCGAACCCGGATACTTTCTTGTGGTAACCGCTCTCGGGTATGAGATGACCTACCGGAAAATCAATGCAGACCAAACGGAGTATAATATTACTTTAAAAGAGAAAGTGAATGCTCTTGAGGAGGTATTGGTCGTTGGTTATGGAACCACTAAAAAGAAAGACCTTACGGGCTCCGTCGGTTCGATCGATTCCGAAGATATTCAGCAACTGCAATCACAAACCGTGGACCAGGCCCTGGTGGGAAAGATCACCGGGGTTCATGTTTCCTCCCAGTCCGGCGGGCCGGGGAGTGGTGCCATAGTGCATATAAGGGGCCTGAGCCAGCTCATCGGGGATAACCAGCCGCTTTATGTTGTAGACGGGGTACCTATTGTCATGAACCCGCGCTTTGGTGATGTAGGGAGTATTGGCGTTTTTGGTGACCGTGAAAACCCTTTATTGTCTATAAATCCGGATGATGTAGAACGTGTGGATGTATTAAAAGATGCGTCCTCAGCAGCCATATACGGTTCCAGGGCGGCCAACGGTGTAGTCCTGATTACCACCAAACGGGGCAAACGCAACCGGAAACCAAAACTTGATTTCTCATACAGGGCAACGGTACAAAACCCGTTAAACACCTATGATATTCTCAACACAGATCAGTACAGGGCATTCCTTACCGAACACGGTAGGGACGGTGAGGTAGACTTCGGTAATGCCGATACCGACTGGCAGGATAAGACCATTAATAATAACGCTTTATGGAACCGGTACAGCCTGAGCATGTCGGGAGGTACTCCCGATGTGAACTACCTGGTGTCAGGAAATATAACGGACCAGGAAGGCCTTATGGCTGGGAACAAATTTACCAGGTATTCCTTCTCAAGCAGTATCGATGCCGATATTACCGAACGGGTAAAAACAGGCTTTAATATGAGTTATAATTACTCGGTGAACAGGCAATCCGGGCTTGCAAGCTTGGCTACCGGTGGATTTTTCCGGCCGGACCTGCCCGTGTTTAATGAAGACGGTTCGTATTCCACCACCCCGGATGGCAGTTATGGCTTTACGATCAGGAACCCGTTGGGGGACCAGGCCAAAATGAGGATCAGGGCAGTTTCCCAGAATGTCGTGGGGAATATCTACGGAGAATACAAGATTATTGATGGATTGAGATTCAGGTCGCAACTAAGCGTAAACCTGAGCAACGACAGAAATTCCACCTTCAGTCCGTCTTTTACCCAGGCGGCCATGTTTTCGGCATTTTTTAGCGGTATCGAGGGCGCTACATTGAGCGTACAGCACAATGCCGGGGTCAATACTTCCTGGGCCAACACATTGAATTATAACAAAACGCTGGAAGGAGGTCATACCATAGATGCCGTAGCCGGGGTCTCCTGGGACCACTCAAAACTGGAATTGGAATCCCAGGAATATGCCGATTTTCCCGACGACGACGTCCTGACCGATATCAGGTCGGCCAACGAGTTTATCAGTGCAAGCAGCGATGTGTTTGAAACCGCGTTAAACTCCTTTTTCGGAAGGGTGAATTATAACTACAAAGACCGCTACCTGGCTACCTTTACGGGACGTTATGACGGCTCCGTAAAATTTGGCCCGGATAATCAATGGGGATTTTTTCCTTCAGGAGCCCTGGCCTGGAATGTTCATAATGAAGCATTCCTGAAGAACAGTGTTTTCTTAAACCAACTGAAACTACGTGCGAGTTTAGGGCGTACCGGCTCCGATAATTTACCGGCATTTTCCTACCTGGCCTATTACCGGTCGCTCGGGAACAACGATTCCAGGTATGACGATATCAACGGGATTGTTGTTGAAGGGGTTCCCAATTCCGCGATCCGGTGGGAACAGACAGATCAACTGGACCTGGGGCTGGAGTTCGGCCTGTTCAACAACAGGCTTTACGGGGAAGTGGTATATTTTGAGAAAAACACCAGTGATATTATTCTCATGGTCCCCATATCCGCCCAGACCGGATCCTCCCGCTGGAATGCCAATATTGCCGATGTCACCAACAAGGGATGGGAGATCGGCATTGGCGGGGATATTGTAAGGTCACCGGAATTCAGGTGGAATTCCTCTTTTAATATCTCTTTTATAAAGAATAAAGTAACGGCTTTGCATGGAGGATCCACAACGGCTTTCGGCAGTGCAGGAATCATTGAGGGAGAACCCATGGGGGTTACCGTGGGATACGATGTGGTGGGAATTGCACAAACCCGGGGAGACATCGACGAACTGAATGCAGGTGCTCCCGGCGGTGTATATTACAGCGGCCTGGTACAACCCGGGGATTATATTTACCGGGATGTAACCGGGGACGGACAGATCACCAATGACGACCGTGTTACTTTGGGAGATATTAACCCCGACTTTTTCGGGGGGTGGAACAATACCCTGAGCTATAAAAACTTTGATTTTATCTTCAACTTTAATTTTGTCAAAGGCGTTGACAGGGTCTGGGTCCGTGGAGCAAATCAGTTTGCTTTTATAAACCCCTACAATAATGTAACTACACATGTATACGATACCTGGACCCCCGATAACCCTACGGCCCAATATGCCCGGATGATGTCTGCTACCCACGGGACCTCCGTACCGACGAGCAGGAATGTCAAGGATGCCTCCTATATCAAGCTGAGGTCCGCATCGCTGGCCTATAACATTCCCAAAAAATGGCTGGATAAAACCGGGATCAGTTATGCGCAACTTTCATTAAGCGGAAACAATTTGTTTGTCATATCAGATTACCCCGGGATTGACCCCGAAAGTGTGGACTCTCAACGTGGAGGTTCTACAGTAGATTTAACAAGGGATGGAGGCCTTGCTTATCCACAGGTGCGGACCTTTACGTTTGGAGTTAAATTAGGTTTATAATCAGTTTAAAAATCGTTGAAAATGAAAATCAATAAAAATATATATGTCTGTATGGTGAGTTTACTTTTGATAAGCTTATCATCATGTGAACTGGCCAGGGACTTGGATGATTTTGAACCCAATTACGCATTGGATGCGGATGCAGCTATAGTAGACGAAGCAAGTGCAGAACTGGCCCTGGCCGGTGTGTATTCCGGTTTTCGCCAGCGAAGTGTAGGGGCGGGTAACCCCGAAATCTATTATATCCCTTCCCTGATGAGCGGTTTAATGCTGAACAGTTCGTTTTATACGAACCAGGAGATGCTGGGGTATGTGAATAATGCCCCCATCCCCATGAATGCTTCTACGGGACTGGGAGCGTATTCCGGGATGTACGATATTGTGAACCGCTGTAACTGGCTTATAGAAAAGGTCTCCCTGCTTTCGGATACCGATTTTGATACACCCGGGCGCCGGGCGGAAATACTGGGTGAGACCAAAGCAGTGCGGGCCACGGCAAATTTTTACCTGCTACGGCTTTTCGGACAGTTTTATGATACGGATTCCAAATACGGGATTACGCTGAGGTTGGACCCTGCCCGTTCCAATGAAGCGCTCCCCCGGAATACTGTGGCGGAGGTTTACGATGCCCTTATTGCCGATCTGGACGACGCCATTGCCAATGCCCCGGATTTGCGGGCCAAATATTATACCAATAAAACCTATGCCAGGGCTTTAAAGGCCAAAGTGATGCTGTATAAGGGCGATTATGTGGCTGCGGCAACACTGGCCGGGGAAGTCATGCACAATTCGGGAGGAAGTTTTGACCTGGCCCCGGATTATGCCGGGATTTTTGCCGATCATACAAGTCCGGCCCTGTTTGAAAGCCCGGAAGTGCTCTTCGGCTCAAAAGGCGAACCCCAGGCAGGACTCGGAATAGGGAATTTTATGGGGTTCTGGGGAGTCGCCAATCCCGCATTTAAAACCTTTGGGGAACAGTGGATAAGCGTTGACGGTCAGAATATCACCCATGACGGTGACAGGATCGCTCAAACCACCCGGGAAGATGATCTTAATGGACTACTCCTCTCCGATAAATATCGTAACCGGGACCTGGTGGGAGAAAATTACGAAATGATCTATCACCTGAGGATGGCCGAAGTTTACCTGGTCTATGCCGAAGCCCATGCCAGGAGCAATAATAGTGTCACCCCCGAAGCCCTGGAAGCCCTGAATGCTGTTAGAACCAGGGCCGGCGCCACAACTACCGGGGAAGATGGTTTCGAAACCTATCCTGCTTCCATTTCTTTGGAACAATTCCTGGAGGCTATTCGCATAGAAAAATATATAGAACTGGCCATGGAGACCGGCGAAGAGTGGTTTGACCTGGTACGCTACCATTTTATTGATGGCTTTGATGTTACTTTGGTAAAACCTACAGCTACGGACCCTGACAAGTATATTTTGCCGATTGACGGGGTGACCATCGAAGCCGGGAACAATGTCGTGGAACAAAATCCCGGGTATTGATACTGTATCCCTATAAAGTTTAATGATAAAAAAGAATGAAAGTAAAACATATTATTTTAAGCATAAGTTGCCTGTTGTTTGCCTTTTCGGGATATCCCCAGGTGAATAAAGAGGACATCAGGGTGTTATTTGTAGGATTTGATCCGCAAATGCCTATGCCCGGGGATATAGAGAACAACTCCAAAATAAATGGCGGAATGACCCCGGAACGTTTCAGGGAAGATTATCAAACAAGGTTTCCCGCCTTTGAAAACTATCTGAAGAGCTATTTTACGGAAGTGCAGACGGTGGATGCCCGTAATTATAAGGTGGAAATGTCCGGTAACTACGATGTTACCATTTTCGACCAGGTTATAAAGCCGTGGAAGGAAGAAACCCGGGAAACAGGCAAAGACGGCAAAATGAAGTATGAACCTGCCAAATATTTAACCGAAGACTTTGATCATGCAACAATTTTTATAGGTCATACGTCACCGGTTATGGGGCAAAGTGTAGGTACAAAGTTAGACTGGTTGTGCTTATGTTTAGATGCCGATGCCCATCATTTAAAGACAGAGCACGCCATATTTAAAGGCCCTTTTCCTGTAGCATTGACTTTTGAAACAAAACCTACTCCCGAAGGTATATATCATTATCCCTCCGGAAAAAACATACCAAAAGAGATTCCTATGTGGCGTGTGCAAAAAGAAGGTTATTTAGAGAGTAAAGGGTATAGAGTAGGAATGGTATCCAGAGGAGATGGGTTTTTGGATTCCCCTGATGCTGAATATATTTCAAGTGGTGTGAATACAAAAGATGTCGGCGCTGTTGCTATTGGCCGCCATGCCAATTTCTTTATGTGGGGATTTTCCGGCTCACCGGATTATATGACTGAAGAGGCTAAACAGGTGTTCGCCAATGCTGTGGTCTATATGAAACAGTTCAAGGGACAAAAACCGATTGCCAGAAAATACAACGACCGCATTGCTACTAAAGATTATATAGATAATATTATAGGCAGGTTAAATAAAGAATCTTTTGAAGATACAAAGACCTACTACGAGCAGCTTAACCGGCAAATGGCAGAAACCGTCAGGAAACTGGAAGAAAAGAAAAACAAGGGTGAGACACTTACGGAAATGGAGGAGATGGTATTGAAAGCACAATCAAAACCAATGCCTATACCCGATTGGGAACAATACGTACAACAAATTTCAAGAGAATTTTTCAGACCGGAATATGTAAATAATGTCGGGGCTTTAAAACAGTTTTTAAGAGAGAACAGAAAGTACATGTTTTCTGAACCTGACGGATTTTATGCATTACAAATTGATGAGGATTTAAAAAAATTGGGAATCGGTAATGATGAAAAATCGATGTTTCCGGTATGTATTGAACTCTTGAAAGACGATAGTAAATCTGAAATGGCCAGGCGTGTCCTTAAACGATATACAGGTATGGAGAAAACCCGAAAAGAGTGGGGGCAATGGTTTGAAGAAAACAGGGATAAGCTGTTTTTTACCGAGACCGGGGGCTATAAATGGTTAATAAATACAATAAAATGAGAAAAATCATTAAGGTTAGTTTTATTACGGTTTGTCTCTTTATTACCTCTTTAACTTTTTCTCAAAACAGAATTGATGCCGGTTTTAAGCAGGTAGTAAGTGAAGCATCTGATAAACTATGGGTAAGTCAACCGGATATGTCTGATCCTGTTACAGTAAATGCGGAATTAGTGTGGAGTAATAACAGAGAACAACTTGCCGTTGTGATGAAGGTCCGGGTTTTGGAGAACTGGCATATTTATGCCTACGTACCCGGTTCCCAACCCTACATTACTACCGAGTTGAAGCTGTCCGTTCCCGATGGGGTAACCCCGGTGGACAAATGGGAAAAACCAGGTGCATACCCATCTGCGGACGGCGTCTATATTTATGAAGGAAGCCTGGTTTTCGTGCATTATTTTTCTGTTGACAAACCGGTAAAGGAAAAGCAGATAGAGACAGGGCTTTATTACCAGACCTGTGATTTGAAACAATGTTTACCTCCCCAAACAAAAATGAGGAAGTTGACACTATAGAACACCCGAAACATCAATATTAAAGAATCAGAGACCATGAATTGTGTTATACGTATTTTAAGCATAGTGATCCCGGCATTCCTTTTAGGGTGTAATCCGGAAAAAGAAAAACTCCCTGAAAATACGTTCCGTATAAAGGGGCATATTAAAGGGGTTGAAAACGGAACGGTAAAAATAACCTCCCGGGACATGGAAACAAGGAATTCAATAACATTTGATTCTGCGCAGATCACAGGCGGAAGCTTCACACTCGAAGGACCATTGACCTCTCCGAGGGAATTAAACCTGATGATCCCGAAGGGAGGAGTAACCTATTACGCCGGTATTATGAGCGATAAAAGCGTTATGGAGCTCCGACTGGACACCGCCGGTTACGAAAGAAAAATGAATAATTATGTAAGCCTGACCCCCGAGGTGAGAGGTTCTGCTTTTCACGAGGAATACAGATCGTATGAGGCCCTTATTAAACCGTTTAGAGATAGGATTTCCGTAATATCCGAATCCTATAATAAACTGAACGAACTGTATATTGCTGCCCGGAAAAAAGAAGATAAAGAAGCAGCTGATAAATACAAGGAGGAATTAGAGGAGTTAAAACTGAAAATGGAGCCTTTTCGGGAACAAATGGATTCTGTTACGGATAAATATATTGCCGGTCATCCCGGAAGTTATGTTTCGGCATATTTAATGTCCATGAAGGTAGCAGGCTATGGGCTGGAAAAGTCGACCGTTATTTATGATCAAATGCCTCCTGAAATACAAGGTGGATTTTATGGGACTTCCGTAAAAAAACAGCTTGAAAAACTCAAAAAGGCATCACCCGGAGCGGAAGCCGCACTGTTTACTGCGACCGATATTAACGGGGAAGAATTAAAGTTGGAAGATTACAGGGGACAGTATGTTTTACTCGATTTCTGGGCAAGCTGGTGCGTACCATGCCGTAAAGGAAATCCCCATCTTTTAAAAATCTATGAAAAATACCGGGGCAAAGGTTTTGAAATTATCGGTATTTCGGATGATGATAGCAATCCGGAGGCCTGGCATAAAGCCGTGGAGGAAGACGGAATAGGTGTGTGGAAACATGTGCTGAGAGGTTTGAAAGTGGACAGGTCCGAAGGATATAAAGTATTGGATAAAGGAATAAGCGAAAATTATGATATCCATTTTTTACCTACCAAAATCCTCATAGATCCGAAAGGGATCATTATAGGCAGGTACGGGAGTGAGGAAGAACCCCTGGATGCCAAACTGGAGGAGGTATTCGGGGAATAAATCATAATGTTAAATATGACTTAGTATAACAAAAACTCTAAATCGGACTTAGGACTTCAGGACATAAGACGTAAGATCAATGTAATCGAGCTTTAAAACATTAAGTCCCTATGTCATAAGTCCTGCAGTCGTACGTCATAATCATTTTTTTGTCATGTACTAAAAAAATATAAACAGGGATGGAATCCGGATGAGTTAACCGGGGTTATTTGGAGCCTGGTACGGGAATGACTACATAACATTCCCGTGCCTTTGGAAAAACGAAATCATGATTTAAAGAAAAAAAGTAGTAAAACGTAGTGGTATTGCAAATCGGTTTCGTCACAGTAACAAAGAAGATAGGAAAATGATTCCCAAAGCCTTAGAGGACTTAATTGTAAAATTTGTAACCCGATCCATTACTTCCGGGGAACTGGAGCTGTTGGAAAAATACCTGGAAAACCCTGCCAACGACAAGGTTTTCAGGACCTATATAGAACTCAATCACGCCCTGGACGATCTTATGAATGACTATGATCCTAATGAAGCCAAGAAAAAATTACTTTCCATGATCAGGGAAGAGAAGAATTATACAAAACGCAGGAGCCGTTTGGTTTATTTGAAATATGCTGCTGCTGCCGCTATCCTGCTATTGGTCTCCCTGCCATTTGTTTTTAATGACAGCATTTCTGATAAGCCTGTAACGAATGATATGGACGGGCTTACCGAAATTCCCCCGGGAGAAGACAAAGCCGTATTGACCCTGGAAGACGGCAGGAATATTGTTTTGGAAAAAGGGAAGAAGTACACTACGGAAAAAATAAAAAGTGATGGTAAAAGCCTGGTATATGAGGAAGCTTCCCCGGCTGCGGAAGAGGAAGTGGCTTTTAACTACCTGACCGTGCCCAGAGGAGGACAGTTTTTTATACAGCTTCCGGACAGTACGGGAGTATGGCTTAACTCGGAGTCCAGGCTGAAATACCCGGTACATTTTACAAAAAACCGGCCACGGGAAGTGGAACTGGTATATGGAGAAGCCTATTTTGATGTTTCGTCCGCTACCAAACACGATAACATGTCTTTCAAAGTAAAGACACAGGGACAGATGGTTGAAGTACTTGGAACGGAATTTAATGTAAAGGCCTACCGGGATGAGCGCCGGATATCTACTACGCTGGTAGAAGGCCGGGTAACTGTGGGGAGCGGGAACTCGAAAAGGACGCTATCTCCCGGACAGCAGTCTGAAGTAAAGGACGGAGAAAAAAATATAGAAGTGAATGAGGTAAACGTGGCGATGGCGATCGCCTGGAAGAACGGCCTGTTTATGTTCGATAAAATGCCTTTGAAAGAAATGATGAGAACCCTGTCGAGATGGTATGATCTCGAAGTGAAGTTTGAAAACGAAAAGAAAAAAGAAATGGTTTTTTCCGGATTTTTAAACCGTTCTGAAAACGTAAATGAACTTTTAAAGAACATAGAACGAACCGGGGAAGTAAAATTCCTGATAGAAAGAAAAACAGTGGTGATAAAATAAAAAAAGGAACAAAGCTAACATCTTTCCACGGGCGTAGCTTCATTCCTCTGAATTCGATCAATTAAAGTAAACTTTAACTAACCAAACTACAAATTTATGAAAATATATTCGGTTTGTATAAATTACTTCAATAAGTAAGTGTCCTCTTACTGTCTATTCTGTAATTTCTGTTTGATTTTAGTGGAGTTTGTTTGATAAACATTGTATGGTGGTCTTTTAGAACTGTTATGTACTGAAATGTATTGAATGACCGCATTTAGTGATAATGGCCTGTCACCTCGAGAACTAACATTTTGGCAACCGCATAAATTGAGGTGACGGTTAAAAGCGTCATCGCCAGCGAAGCGTCGGCGATCTCCCGGCTGGTATGCGCCTACCTGTTGCTGAGCCTGTCGAAGAATTGGAGG contains the following coding sequences:
- a CDS encoding SusC/RagA family TonB-linked outer membrane protein, with the protein product MKTFIFCYCVVAFGLGSYHGFSQDARIKIDTDKTISVEQIFNLIENQTDYRFIYRHDLVRNAPPVRISKGVIRASDLLHMGLEPINYSYDFFNNTIIVKRKESISGTRVVPQSIQVEGVVTGKDGEPIGGVTVYVSNVEPSGQRSAPSDFIIRGTTTDFDGHFSLAAEPGYFLVVTALGYEMTYRKINADQTEYNITLKEKVNALEEVLVVGYGTTKKKDLTGSVGSIDSEDIQQLQSQTVDQALVGKITGVHVSSQSGGPGSGAIVHIRGLSQLIGDNQPLYVVDGVPIVMNPRFGDVGSIGVFGDRENPLLSINPDDVERVDVLKDASSAAIYGSRAANGVVLITTKRGKRNRKPKLDFSYRATVQNPLNTYDILNTDQYRAFLTEHGRDGEVDFGNADTDWQDKTINNNALWNRYSLSMSGGTPDVNYLVSGNITDQEGLMAGNKFTRYSFSSSIDADITERVKTGFNMSYNYSVNRQSGLASLATGGFFRPDLPVFNEDGSYSTTPDGSYGFTIRNPLGDQAKMRIRAVSQNVVGNIYGEYKIIDGLRFRSQLSVNLSNDRNSTFSPSFTQAAMFSAFFSGIEGATLSVQHNAGVNTSWANTLNYNKTLEGGHTIDAVAGVSWDHSKLELESQEYADFPDDDVLTDIRSANEFISASSDVFETALNSFFGRVNYNYKDRYLATFTGRYDGSVKFGPDNQWGFFPSGALAWNVHNEAFLKNSVFLNQLKLRASLGRTGSDNLPAFSYLAYYRSLGNNDSRYDDINGIVVEGVPNSAIRWEQTDQLDLGLEFGLFNNRLYGEVVYFEKNTSDIILMVPISAQTGSSRWNANIADVTNKGWEIGIGGDIVRSPEFRWNSSFNISFIKNKVTALHGGSTTAFGSAGIIEGEPMGVTVGYDVVGIAQTRGDIDELNAGAPGGVYYSGLVQPGDYIYRDVTGDGQITNDDRVTLGDINPDFFGGWNNTLSYKNFDFIFNFNFVKGVDRVWVRGANQFAFINPYNNVTTHVYDTWTPDNPTAQYARMMSATHGTSVPTSRNVKDASYIKLRSASLAYNIPKKWLDKTGISYAQLSLSGNNLFVISDYPGIDPESVDSQRGGSTVDLTRDGGLAYPQVRTFTFGVKLGL
- a CDS encoding RagB/SusD family nutrient uptake outer membrane protein; amino-acid sequence: MKINKNIYVCMVSLLLISLSSCELARDLDDFEPNYALDADAAIVDEASAELALAGVYSGFRQRSVGAGNPEIYYIPSLMSGLMLNSSFYTNQEMLGYVNNAPIPMNASTGLGAYSGMYDIVNRCNWLIEKVSLLSDTDFDTPGRRAEILGETKAVRATANFYLLRLFGQFYDTDSKYGITLRLDPARSNEALPRNTVAEVYDALIADLDDAIANAPDLRAKYYTNKTYARALKAKVMLYKGDYVAAATLAGEVMHNSGGSFDLAPDYAGIFADHTSPALFESPEVLFGSKGEPQAGLGIGNFMGFWGVANPAFKTFGEQWISVDGQNITHDGDRIAQTTREDDLNGLLLSDKYRNRDLVGENYEMIYHLRMAEVYLVYAEAHARSNNSVTPEALEALNAVRTRAGATTTGEDGFETYPASISLEQFLEAIRIEKYIELAMETGEEWFDLVRYHFIDGFDVTLVKPTATDPDKYILPIDGVTIEAGNNVVEQNPGY
- a CDS encoding protein-disulfide reductase DsbD domain-containing protein, producing MRKIIKVSFITVCLFITSLTFSQNRIDAGFKQVVSEASDKLWVSQPDMSDPVTVNAELVWSNNREQLAVVMKVRVLENWHIYAYVPGSQPYITTELKLSVPDGVTPVDKWEKPGAYPSADGVYIYEGSLVFVHYFSVDKPVKEKQIETGLYYQTCDLKQCLPPQTKMRKLTL
- a CDS encoding TlpA disulfide reductase family protein → MNCVIRILSIVIPAFLLGCNPEKEKLPENTFRIKGHIKGVENGTVKITSRDMETRNSITFDSAQITGGSFTLEGPLTSPRELNLMIPKGGVTYYAGIMSDKSVMELRLDTAGYERKMNNYVSLTPEVRGSAFHEEYRSYEALIKPFRDRISVISESYNKLNELYIAARKKEDKEAADKYKEELEELKLKMEPFREQMDSVTDKYIAGHPGSYVSAYLMSMKVAGYGLEKSTVIYDQMPPEIQGGFYGTSVKKQLEKLKKASPGAEAALFTATDINGEELKLEDYRGQYVLLDFWASWCVPCRKGNPHLLKIYEKYRGKGFEIIGISDDDSNPEAWHKAVEEDGIGVWKHVLRGLKVDRSEGYKVLDKGISENYDIHFLPTKILIDPKGIIIGRYGSEEEPLDAKLEEVFGE
- a CDS encoding FecR family protein, which translates into the protein MIPKALEDLIVKFVTRSITSGELELLEKYLENPANDKVFRTYIELNHALDDLMNDYDPNEAKKKLLSMIREEKNYTKRRSRLVYLKYAAAAAILLLVSLPFVFNDSISDKPVTNDMDGLTEIPPGEDKAVLTLEDGRNIVLEKGKKYTTEKIKSDGKSLVYEEASPAAEEEVAFNYLTVPRGGQFFIQLPDSTGVWLNSESRLKYPVHFTKNRPREVELVYGEAYFDVSSATKHDNMSFKVKTQGQMVEVLGTEFNVKAYRDERRISTTLVEGRVTVGSGNSKRTLSPGQQSEVKDGEKNIEVNEVNVAMAIAWKNGLFMFDKMPLKEMMRTLSRWYDLEVKFENEKKKEMVFSGFLNRSENVNELLKNIERTGEVKFLIERKTVVIK